CCCGGCCTGACAGTTCTCGAAGCTCATGGCGTAGCGGCCATCGGGCAGGCGCAGCACGGTGGGCATGCCCGGCCGGGCCAGACCATCGCGGATGCCGACATCGAAGATTTCCGGACCCCATGTCGCCCCGCCATCGGTGCTGCGCACATGGGCGATCACCTGGCCGAAACCATCGGCAGAAGGACGTTCGTCGGAATAGAAGCAGTTGAGGCTGTGATCCGCCGTGATGGCGAAGAAGGGCTCCCAGATGCCGTGGCCCTCATTGTTGACCTGCAAGGCTTCCGAGGCGCAGCTGCTGCGGTAGGTCCAGTTGGCGCCGCCGTCGCGGCTGATGAAGATTTCCATGGCCTGCTGGCGGAAATCCGGGCGGTTCCACGCGGTGCCCGCCGCCAGCAGCGTGCCTGCGGGCAGGTCGCCCTGCGCTTCGGGCAGTTCGAAGAGGGCGGGGGCCTCGATGTCCCAGCCATGGACGGTGTCACGCACCACGCCGATGGGCTGGGCCGACCAGCTCTTGCCATTGTCGGTCGAGCGGTAGATCGGCAGGCTGCCCTTTTCCCCCTTCACGCCGGCATGGGCGAAGGTGGCCAGCAGCGTGCCATTGTTGGCCCCGGCATGGGCCAGGCGGATCACCCTTGGATAGCCGCCGGTTTCCTCCGGATTGGCCGTATGATCCGGGGTAAAAAGGATCTGCCCCTGGGGCGGTGAAGGAGGGGCGGCGTGAGCCACCCCTCCCGGCATCATCACCGAAGCGATGATCGCGAGCGCTTTGCGCATCAGAACTTCATCCGCGCGCCGATCGAGAAGGTGCGATCCTCCAACCGGACATTCTGGGGCAGCAGCGGCGTGCCCAGATATTCATAGGCCTTGGCCTTGGTCAGGTTGGTGGCATCGGCAGTCAGCGTCAGATATTTCTTCACATCGTAGGAGACCGAGAGGTCCAGATGGCTTTGCGCCTTGATGACGTTGTAGGCGGGAAGCTGCACACCACCTGGGTTGAACGAATCAATGAACTTGCCGCGATAGTTGTAGGCAAGGCGTGCCGACACGCCATACTTCTCATACATCAGCACGGCATTGCCATTGTTCTTCGACACATTGCCCAGCGGCTGCATCACTGCCGCGCCGCCAAAGACCAGCGGCGCCTGCGTGCTGCCGGTGATCAGCGTGTAGTTCATCTGCAGACCCAGACCGCTCAGCGCACCGGGCAGGAAGTCATAGAACTGCTGATAGCCGATCTCCAGTCCTTGCAGCGTGCCATTGCCCGCGCTCTGCGGCTGGCTGATGGTGTAGGGCACGCCGCCGATGGTCTGCTGCACGCCATAGGTCTGGATGTAGCCCGAGATGCTGCGGTGGAAATAGGCCGCCGTGATCGAGCTGGAGCGGTTGAAATACCATTCCAGCGTGGCATCGATGTTGTCGGACTTGATTTCCTTCAGCTGAGCATTGCCCGAAGAGCCGAAACCAAGGCGGTTGAGCGTCGGCGGATTGAGCGTCAGCGAGGGGTTGAGGCTGCCGAAATCAGGACGGCTGGCCGTCTTGGCGTAAGAGAAGCGCGCCTGCAGCTTGTTGGTCAGGTGAGCGCGGACGCTGGCGTTGGGCAGAATATCGGTATCGCTGGTGCGCGCCGTGACCGGGGCAATCGAGGTGCTGTTGTCCGGGTTCACCGTGATGGCGAAAGCGTTGATCGAACGGTTGTTCTGCACCACGCGCACACCGGCTTGGCCGTCGAAGGCGATGTTGCCCAGATCGAAGCCGTAACCCGCCTGCGCGTAACCGGCAAAGCTGTTTTCCGTTGCGCGGTAGAAGCGCGAGGGGTCTTCTGCCGCATCGCCGGTCGACAGGCCATAGGCCGCGCGGATCTGCGCCTGATTGTTGAACAGATAGTCGACATTGGGCGTAACGGCGGGGCTGATCCCGGCAAAGCCCAGATCGTTGGGCAGCGTTTCGAAGAAGCCCTGACCAAAGACGCTGGTCGCCGAAACGAGCGGCGCACCATTCTTCGAATAGGGGGTGGAGATCTGCGTCTCGCCCGTGGCACCGGCATTGCGGTTGACGTAACGGAAACCGCCCGCGATCTTCTTCAGGAAACCACTGTCGAAGTCATAGGTGGCATCGGTGCGCCAGGCAATCGAATTGCCGTAATTGGTATCACCGGTCTGGAACAATCCCTGCAGCTGGAAGAGATTGGGGTTCATCTTGTCATTGCCGCGCAGATTCCAGTTGATGTGACCGCCAGTGTTGCTGGTCAGATCAAAGGTCTGATTGGGCAGAGAGGTATCGATGATGAAGATCGATTCCCCGAAGGAGGAGTCGGTATAGGCGACATCGGTCGTGACCTTCAGATTGCCGCTGGTGATCTTGGCACCGGTGGCGATCTGCGCGTCATGCGAATGCTGGCGGAAGGCCTGCGTGCTGGTGGCGACGTAGGGGTTGTTGAAGGTCCCCGAAGCCAGTTCGCAGGACTGATGCGCGGCAACCGTGCCCGACGCGGCAATGTTCTCGCAGCCACCAGCCTGCGAGGGCGAGTAGAGCTGGAGGTTGCTGACAGACGTGGCCGTTCCGGGTACGCCGAAATAATAGTCGATCTCGCGCTGTTCCTTGTAATGCGCGTACATGCCATCGACATAGATTTCAATATTGGGCGAAGGCTTCCACTGAAGGGCGAAGTTCGCCTGCGGCCTTTCGCGATGGCCGCGCGTGTAGAAGGCGCCGACCGCGTTGGAGACCAGAAAGTTGTTCCCGCTGATGTTCTGCTCGTAACGCGGATCGGAGAAGCTGGCGGGCTGGTTGTAATATTGCTTGCGGTAAGAGACATCGACCAGCACGCCGATCTCACCAATATCCGTGTCCCAACGGTTGCTGACCAGCAGGCCCAGGATCGGGTTCACCTTCTTGGCATATTCGCTGTACTCGCCACGCGCCGTCAGGCCGAGCGAAAAGCCCTTGAAATCAAAAGGCTTGTGCAGGTTGATGTTGACCAGACCGGCAATGCCGCCTTCGATCAGATCGGCGCTGCTGGTCTTGTAGACATTGAGTTCCGACACGGCTTCGGCGGGCAGATCCTGAAAGGCAAAACCGCGCCCGGAACCGGTGAAGATCTCGCGACCGTTCAAAGTGGTGACGACATTGGGCAGACCGCGGATCACGACGCGGTTGGTTTCGCCGGAATCGCGGAACACCTGCACGCCGGTGATGCGCTGCAGCGAGTCCGACACCGCATTGTCAGGGAACTTGCCGATATCCTGCGCCACGATCGAGTCGATGACCTGCGGGGCAAGGCGCTTGATGTTCTGCGCCGAGGCCAGGGCTGCGCGCTGGCCGGTCACCACGATTTCAGCGGCGCCCGGTTCGTTGTCGGCGGTGGAGGGAGCCGGTGCGGCCGGGCTGTCGGGCTGGGGGGCAGTCTGCGCCAGTGCCAGCCCCGGCGATGCCAGAGCCAGCACGGTGGTGGACGCCGCCAGCAGGAATTCACGCTTCAAGATCACACGCCTTCTCCTCGGTTTTTCGTTGTTTTTAGATGATGATTGAGCGCAGGCAGCGCTCAGACCACGCCCGTTGTTCTGCACGGGTATGGTGATGATAGAATTCAATCTATTGATATATAGATGTTTTTATTTTGCCCCTGCATCTTCGGGCGGAGGAAGCCGCCTCGATCTCGCCATTGCATTTATCTTATATAATGGGCATAGCATGGAACGCAGAAGGCGCAAGTCATTTGTAGGATAAAAAGGCGATCAGCAGACAAAATTTGTTCATGGTGGCTTTTGAGTGTCACCTTGCTGTAAGGACGATGGCCTGAATTGCTGCCAAACAACGGCTGCAAAGGGTTGCATTGATCATATGATTGAGTGAAGGTCCAGAATATGGACATTGGCGGGGTGGTTGTGGAACAATCTCATTTGGGAAAAAATCTGACATATAGCATGCTCGATGCGCTGGGCCGGGCGATTGTCACGGGTGAGTTCACCGGCAAGACCTTCCCGACCGAGGCAGAACTGGCCCAGACCTATGCTGTCAGCCGCTCGGTCACGCGTGAGGCGGTCAAGATGCTGACCACCAAGGGCCTGCTCAGCGCCCGTCCCCGGCAAGGCACGATCATCCAGCCTGAGGCCGGGTGGAACCTGTTCGATCCCGATGTGCTGCGCTGGCTACTGGAGCGTAAGTTCTCGATCAATCTCCTGCGCCATTTCAATGAATTGCGTGTCTCGATCGAGCCAGCCGCCGCCGAGCTGGCTGCCCGTAAAGGCACGCCCGAAGGCCTCGCCATGATCGAGGCTGGCTACCAGCGCATGGTGGCGGCCGAGGCCGGTCAGGACGATCCGCTCGATGCCGATATTGCTTTCCATGTCGCGGTGCTGTGCGCGGCGGGCAATCCGTTTTACGCCCAGTTCCGCGATGTGGTGGAAACCGCGCTGCGCACCTCGATCCGCTTTACCAACCGCTTCAAGGGGCGCACCGCCAGCCTGCCGGCGCATCGCGCGGTGAAGGTTGCCATTGAAGCGCGGGACAGCGCCGGCGCTCATACGGCGATGAGCATGATCCTGCGCGAGGTGATGCTGCTGATCGCCGATGCCGAACGGCAGGAAAATTGACAGCCAGGTAACCCCACCTTTTCTCGCAAAAAGGTGGGGTAAAAGGGCTTATTCCGCCGTCATTCTGGTGATCAGATCGACCTCGGCCTGGCGGTACGGCGTGCCATCGGTGTGCAGCACATCGTGGAACCACAGGGTTGGCGTCTGCAGCACATAGGGGCGCTGCCAGCTGTCCCACGGCAGGCGGGTCTGCTCCTTGCCGTCGACAAAGCCCCAGTTGATCATGCCGATCTTGTGCTTCTTGCCCAGCGGCAGTGAGCCGTCGAAGGTCGAACCCGCGCCGCGCGCCATATATTCGGTGCAGATGATCGGGCGGCCATAGGCCTCCAGCTTGGTCATCCGTAGCTCCATGGTTTCAGGCCAGCTGTAATCGTGGAAGGTGATGACGTCGGATTCGTTGAGCTGTACGTCCTCGATCGGGCGGTGCTTGTCGCCCGGCGCCCAATCGGTGCCCTGCCACACGCCGCTGGTCAGCGGCTGGGCCGGATTGGCCGAACGCGCCCATTGGAACACGCTGGGCAGCAATTGTGTGACAAGCTGCGCCTTGTTGGCAGGCTGTCCGGCATATTGATCGGCACCATTGTCGGGCTCGTTCCACACGTCCCAGCCCAGAATGCGGTCATCCTTGGCGAAAGCGCCGACCACGCCCTTCACATAGGCCTCAAGACGTGGATATTGCTTGGGGTCCTGCAGTGCTGCGGCGCCCGGCGCCTGCACCCAGCCCGAATTGTGGACACCGGGGATCGGCGGATGCTGCGGCCCCATCTTGGGATCGGGGTCCCAGCAGCTGTCGAACAGCACGAAGAGCGGCTTGATGCCATGCTTGTGGGCAATGGTCAGAAAGGTGTCGATGCGCTTGGCAAAGCCCTTGGGGTCTTTCTCCCACAGCTGGTCATGCAGGAAGACGCGCATGGTGTTCATGCCCATCTTCTGCGCCCAACCCAGCTCCAGATCGATGCGCGCGGGATCGAAGGTCTCGGGCTGCCACATCTCGAACTGGTTGATGGCATTGGCGGGCAGGTAATTGGCGCCGACGAGCCAGCGCTGGGGGCCATACCAGGCCTTGGCCTGCTCGGGGGTCCAGCGGTCGCGGGCGGCGGCGGGCGTGGCAAAGGCCACCGTGCCCGCAAGCACGGCGAGAAGCAGTTTCTTCATTGCATCACTCCAGGATTATATTTTGATGTCAGCGCTTTGTGGAGAAACGATAGATGATGTGGTTGGCATAGGTCTGGCCCGGATCGAGCCGCACCGAGCCGAATTCCGGGCGGTTGGGCGTGTCGGGGAACATCTGCGGCTCCAGCACGATGGCATCGCCCTCGCGGTAGATATGGCCCGCCTTACCGGTGATCGTGCCGTCGAGGAAATTGCCCGAATAGAACTGGATGCCGGGCTGATCGGAGAGCACCTCCATCACCCGGCCCGAGAGCGGATCTTCCACCCGCGCCATGGTCTGCATGGCGGCGGGCTTGGCGCGGCTGACCACCCAATTGTGATCGTAACCCCGACCGAAACGGATCTGCTCGTCGCGCCCGTCGCGCACGCGCAGGCCGATCGCGGTAGGCGTGCGGAAATCGAAGACCGTGCCGGCCACCGGGCGGAATTCGCCGGTGGGAATGGCGGTGGCATCGGTGGGGGAATAGGTCGTGGCGGGGATCATCATCAGATGCCCCATCGCACCTGCCACCGAGCCTTCGCCATTGAGGTTCCAATAGGTGTGGTTGGAGAGGTTGACCACGGTCGGCGCGTCGGTGGTGGCGCCGTAATCGACCGCGAAATTGCCATTGTCGTCAAGGCTGTAGGTGGTTGTGGCCGTCAGCGTGCCGGGATAGCCCTGATCGCCGTTGGGGCTGACATAGCGCAGCGTGACGCTGGGTTTGGCGCCGCCTTTGGCTGACACCACGGACCACACGACCTTGTCGAAGCCTTTCGTACCGCCATGCAGCGCATTGGGGCCGTCATTGACCGGGGTCTGGTACTGCTTGCCGTCAAGCGTGAACTGGCCCTTGGCGATACGGTTGGCGACGCGCCCCACCGTGGCGCCGAAATAGTTGGGCTTGGCGATGTAGCCGGCCAGATCGTCGTAACCCAGCGCCACATCGGCCTTCTTGCCATTGCGGTCGGGCACGATCAGCGCCTGCACGGTGGCGCCCAGAGTCAGGATGGTGGCGGTGATGCCCTTGCCATTGTCGAGGGTAATCGCCTCGACCGCGGTGCCATCGGGCATGGTGCCAAAAGGCTTGCGCTGCATATCGCCAGCCTGAGCCTGGCTGGCCATCACGATCGCCAGGGCGATGCCGGACCCGATTGTCTTACGCATAATGGCTTTCCTCTTCCTCTGCGGCGCTGGCCCGCCGTTTCATGTAATATTGTACGATAAATAGAAGTTTGCCGGCGGATGCAACCGGGGAATGCCATGGAGCTGCCCGCAATCTCTCAATATGTGGGAAAAGTGTGATTGCGGGCCGGTTTTTGGTGCCTAGAATTCGAAGGAGGCGACGCGCCGCTGCTTCCCAAGCATAAAGGCATCGGCCACCAGCGTGAGCGGCGCCAGATCGACGTCGACGGCGGAGTCGCGCACCAGTTCGGCAAAGCGGGCGTAGAGGCGGGGGTATTCTGCGTCGGGGTGGTCAGGTTGGGCGGCGGCGTCGATCAGCATTTTGCTGCCGCCATCGCGGATCAGCAGCGTGCCGTCAGTGGTTTCGATGGCGATTTCCCACGTCTGCGGGCCGGTCTGCAGAAAGTCGAATTCGGCGGTGATTGGCGCACCGCAGGCATGGCGCATGGTCAGGCTGGCGGCGATGGGGGCTTCGCGATTCTCCGGGATGTCGAGCGCGGCGCCCTCCATCGCGATGGCGCCGGGCATGATCCGCGTCAGGATCGACAGAGCGTTGATTCCCGGATCGAAAACGCCGAAACCGCCAGCGGCGAAGATCCATTCCTGACCCGGATGCCAGCGACGCACATCCTCACGCCACGCGATTCGCACGTCTTTTAGCGTGCGCCCGGAGAGCCAGTCGCGAGCGGCATCGACATGCCCGGCCTCACGCGAGTGCCACGTGGCGAACAGAGCGCGCTGCGCCTTCCGGGCGTCGGCCACCAGCAATTGCGCCTGAGACAGTGCTACGGCAGGGGGCTTTTCCAGCATCACATGCAGGCCTGCCTCCAGTGCCTCACGCGCGATAAGTGTGCGCACTTCAGGTGGGGTGCAAAGGCTGACGGCCTGCACATCCAGTCCTGCCGCCAGCAGCGATGCCAGATCGGGAAAGCCCGGGATGCCGTCCACACGGCTGGAAGGGCTGACGGTGGCGACAAGCTCGAAAGCCGGATTGGCGGCGATGGCGGGGATATGCTGATCGCGGGCGATCTTGCCGATTCCCACGAGTGCCAACCGGATTGGTGTGTTGTTCACGTGACGTTCCTCTTCCATGTCGGTTTTATATGATATATGCGCTTTGTCAGGTCAATGAGCTTGGTGAGCTGCCTCACTGCGTGGAGCAGGGCAGGCCGCCAACGACAAAGCGGATCGAGGATGATTGTGACGGAAGCTAAGGCCCCTAAAGAATTGCGTTCCCGCGCCTGGTTCAACAATCCGGACTCGCCCGACATGACGGCGCTCTATCTGGAGCGCTATCTGAACTATGGCCTCTCCATTGAGGAGCTGCAGTCCGACCGCCCGATCATCGGCATCGCCCAGACCGGCAGCGACCTGTCGCCCTGCAACCGCCACCACCTCGTGCTGGCTGAGCGTGTGAAGGACGGCATTCGCGAGGCGGGCGGCATCCCCATCGAATTTCCGATCCATCCGATCCAGGAAACCGGCAAGCGCCCAACCGCAGGCATCGACCGCAATCTGGCCTATCTCAGCCTAAGCGAAGTGCTGTTCGGCTATCCCATCGACGGCGTGGTGCTCACCATCGGCTGCGACAAGACCACGCCCGCCTGTCTGATGGCGGCGGCCACGGTCAATCTGCCCGCGATTGCGCTCTCGGTTGGGCCGATGCTCAACGGCTGGCATCAGGGCAAGCGCACCGGCAGCGGCACCATCGTGTGGGAAGCACGCCAGATGCTGGCCGCCGGCGAGATCGATTATAAGGGCTTTATCGAGCTGGTGGCCTCTTCCGCCCCCTCGACCGGTTTCTGCAACACGATGGGCACGGCGACCACGATGAACAGCCTGACCGAGGCGCTGGGTATGAGCCTGCCCGGTTCGGCGGCGATCCCCGCGCCGCATCGTGACCGTCAGGAATGCGCCTATCACACCGGCAAACAGATCGTCGAAATGGTCCGCGCTGACCGCAAGCCCAGCGATGTGCTGACACGTGAGGCTTTCCTCAACGCCATCCGCGTCAATTCGGCCATCGGCGGCAGCACCAATGCGCCGATCCATCTGAACGCCATCGCCCGCCATATTGGCGTGGAGCTGTCGCTGGCCGATTGGGAGGAGCATGGCGCCGATGTGCCGCTGCTGGTCAATTTGCAGCCGGCGGGTGAGTATCTGGGCGAGGATTACTTCCGCGCCGGTGGCGTGCCCGCTGTGATGGGCGAGTTGCAGCGCGCCGGTCTTTTGTATGACAATGCGCTGACGGTGAACGGCCGCAGCGTGGCGGAGAACGTCAACGCCGCGCGGATCAAAGATGAGGATGTGATCCGCCCGCTGGATCGCCCGCTGAAGGCAGCAGCAGGCCTGACCGTGCTGTCGGGCAACCTCTTCGACGCGGCAGTGATGAAGACCAGCGTGATCGGCGAGGGCTTCCGCGAGCGTTATCTTTCGAACCCGAACGATCCCGATGCCTTCGAAGGCAAGGTCGTGGTCTTCGAAGGCCCCGAGGATTACCATCACCGCATCGACGATCCCGCGCTGGAGATCGATGCCCACACCATTCTGGTGATCCGCGGTGCTGGCCCCATCGGCTATCCCGGCGGCGCCGAAGTGGTGAACATGCGCCCGCCTGCTGCGCTGATCCGCGCGGGGGTGGATGCTCTGCCCTGCATCGGTGACGGGCGCCAGTCGGGCACCTCGGGCAGCCCCTCGATCCTCAACGCCAGCCCTGAGGCGGCGGTGGGCGGCGGTCTGTCGCTGCTGCGCACCGGCGATCGCATCCGCATCAGCCTGAAGGATCGCAGCGCCAATCTGCTGGTGAGCGATGCTGAACTGGCCGAACGTCGCGCCGCTCTGGTCGATGAGCCTTACGCCTTCCCCGAAAGCCAGACGCCGTGGCAGGACATCCACCGCCGCGAAACCGGGCAGTTCGCCACGGGCGCGGTGCTGGAAAGCGCGGTCAAATATCAGCGTGTCGCGCAGGTCCACGGCGTGCCGCGTGACAGCCACTGATATGCGGCCGACACTAGCAACGCTGCGCATCGTGGAACGCCCCCGCCGGGATATCCTCGGCGAGGGGCCGGTGTGGTGCCCGCAGGATCAGGCGCTTTATTGGGTCGATATCATCGGGCAAAAGGTCAATCGCCTTGCGCTGGATGATGGTGCCATCAGCGATTGGGATTGCCCCGAGATGATCGGTTGGCTGCTGCCCCGCACGCAAGGCGGCTTTATCGCCGGGCTCAAGAGCGGCTTTCACACGCTGGCCCTCGATCCCTTCGCGCTGGAGCCTATCCATGCGCCCGAACCCGATCGTCCCGGCAACCGCATGAACGATGCCTGTGTCGATGCGCGCGGGCGGATCTGGGCGGGCACGATGCAGATGGACGGGCAGGGGGCAGGTGGCCATCTCTATCGGCTCGAAACCGATCTGTCGGTCAAGCGCGTCGATGAGGGCTATCATATCGCCAATGGCCCCACGATCAGCGGCGACGGCACCACGCTCTATCACACCGATAGCCTGCTGGGCCGCGTCTATCGTTTCGCCATCGGGCCCGATGGCGAACTCGGTCCGCGAGAGACCTTCCTGCAATTCCCGGAAGAATGGGGATCGCCGGACGGCATGTGCTGTGACAGCGCGGGCGGCATCTGGATCGCGCATTGGGGCGCGGGCTGCATCAGCCGCTTCCTGCCCGATGGCACGCGTGAGCGCTTTATCGAGCTACCCGCCAGCCAGATCACCAAATGCGTCTTCGCTGGCAACAATCTGGACCGCATGTTCGTGACCAGCGCCGCCGATGGCGTGGATGAAACCCACGCGGGCTGCCTGTTCGAGGTGGACACCGGCTTCACCGGCCTGCCGCCTCACAGTTTCGCGGGCTGACCGCAACAAGACATAGCGCGCGCAAGGCAGGGCACTGGCCGGAGCCTGCGCGCGGACATGAAGGGAGAAGGGGATGCAACTCTCAAGCCTGGATCTGGCGATGGTGGGGGCCTATGCGGTCTTCATCTTCGTGCTGGCTCAAGTGTTGTCGCGGCGCAAGGCCGGGCATCAGACCGACACCACCGACTATTTTCTGGCCAGCAAGGCTCTGCCATGGTGGGCCATCGGTGCCTCACTGATCGCGGCCAACATTTCGGCCGAGCAGATCGTCGGCATGGCGGGTTCCGGCTATGCCATCGGCCTTGCCATCGCCAGCTATGAATGGATGGCGGCGGCCACCCTGCTGATCGTGGCGAAGTTCTTCCTGCCGATCTTCCTGAAGCATGACATCACCACCATGCCCCAGTTTCTGGAGCAGCGCTTCGGCCCCCGCCTGCGCGCGGTGATGGCGGTGTTCTGGCTGGTGCTCTATGTCTTCGTCAACCTCACCTCGATCATCTGGTTGGGCTCGATTGCCGTGGTGCAGGTGGCGGGCGTCAATCAGGATGTCGCTCTGGCCGGGCTGGGCATTTTCGCGCTGCTCTATCAGATCCGTGGCGGGCTGAAGGCCGTGGCTTTGACCGACATCGTGCAGGTCGCTCTGCTGGTGACGGGCGGCCTGATCATCGCCTGGCTCACGCTGGGCAAGATCGGCGGCGGCGATGTGTTCCATGGCTGGCAGGTGCTGGTGAACAAGGTGCCCGATCACTTCCATATGATCCTGAAATCGGGCGATCCGCATTACCAGGATCTGCCGGGCCTGTCGGTGATTATCGGCGGCATGTGGATCGCCAACATCGCCTATTGGGGCTGCAATCAGTACATCATCCAGCGCGGTCTGGCGGCGAAAAGCCTGCAGGAAGCGCAGCGCGGCATGGTGCTGGCCGGTTTCCTCAAGCTGATCATGCCGGTGATCATCGTGTTGCCGGGCATTGCCGCCGTCCTGCTGGCGCCCGATCTGGGCAAGCCCGATCTGGCCTATCCCACCATGATGCGCATGCTGCCGCCCGGCCTGCTGGGGCTGGTCTTTGCCGCGCTGGTGGCGGCCATTGTCGCCTCCACCGCCAGCAAGATCAACTCGATTGCCACCATCTTCACGCTGGACGTCTATGCCAAATGGTTCGCCCATGGGCAGAAGAGCGAAACCCATCTGGTGCGCGTGGGCCGTATCGCCGCCAGCGTCTCCATCGTGATCGCCATCCTGACGGCACGTCCGCTGCTGGGCAGCCTCGATCAGGCGTTCCAGTATATTCAGGAGTTCTCCGGCTTCGTCACGCCGGGCATCACGGTGATCTTCCTGCTCGGCCTGTTCTGGCCGCGCGCCACTGAGAATGGAGCGCTGATGGGCGCCATCGCCTCGGTGATCCTGAGCATCTTCTTCCGCTTCAGCGGGATCGAGGCGCTGAGCGCGATCCCCTTCATGAACCGCATGCTGATCATCTTTGCCCTGTCGCTGGTGCTGGCGGTGGTGGTGTCGCTGGCGCGTCCGGCGGCGGCGGGGTCGAACCGCATCCGGCTGGATACGGTCGATTTCCGCACCACGAAGGGCTTCAATCTGGCGGCGGTGCTGATTTTGGCCATTCTGGCGGTGCTGTATGGAGTGTGGTGGTAAGATGGCGCAGGGCGCATTTCTGGGTGTCGACTGGGGCACCACCAATCGGCGGGTCTATCGCTTTGCCGAGGATGGCACGATTGAAGCCACCGAGCGTGATGACAG
The Novosphingobium terrae DNA segment above includes these coding regions:
- a CDS encoding IlvD/Edd family dehydratase, with the translated sequence MIVTEAKAPKELRSRAWFNNPDSPDMTALYLERYLNYGLSIEELQSDRPIIGIAQTGSDLSPCNRHHLVLAERVKDGIREAGGIPIEFPIHPIQETGKRPTAGIDRNLAYLSLSEVLFGYPIDGVVLTIGCDKTTPACLMAAATVNLPAIALSVGPMLNGWHQGKRTGSGTIVWEARQMLAAGEIDYKGFIELVASSAPSTGFCNTMGTATTMNSLTEALGMSLPGSAAIPAPHRDRQECAYHTGKQIVEMVRADRKPSDVLTREAFLNAIRVNSAIGGSTNAPIHLNAIARHIGVELSLADWEEHGADVPLLVNLQPAGEYLGEDYFRAGGVPAVMGELQRAGLLYDNALTVNGRSVAENVNAARIKDEDVIRPLDRPLKAAAGLTVLSGNLFDAAVMKTSVIGEGFRERYLSNPNDPDAFEGKVVVFEGPEDYHHRIDDPALEIDAHTILVIRGAGPIGYPGGAEVVNMRPPAALIRAGVDALPCIGDGRQSGTSGSPSILNASPEAAVGGGLSLLRTGDRIRISLKDRSANLLVSDAELAERRAALVDEPYAFPESQTPWQDIHRRETGQFATGAVLESAVKYQRVAQVHGVPRDSH
- a CDS encoding SMP-30/gluconolactonase/LRE family protein, whose product is MTATDMRPTLATLRIVERPRRDILGEGPVWCPQDQALYWVDIIGQKVNRLALDDGAISDWDCPEMIGWLLPRTQGGFIAGLKSGFHTLALDPFALEPIHAPEPDRPGNRMNDACVDARGRIWAGTMQMDGQGAGGHLYRLETDLSVKRVDEGYHIANGPTISGDGTTLYHTDSLLGRVYRFAIGPDGELGPRETFLQFPEEWGSPDGMCCDSAGGIWIAHWGAGCISRFLPDGTRERFIELPASQITKCVFAGNNLDRMFVTSAADGVDETHAGCLFEVDTGFTGLPPHSFAG
- a CDS encoding sodium/sugar symporter translates to MQLSSLDLAMVGAYAVFIFVLAQVLSRRKAGHQTDTTDYFLASKALPWWAIGASLIAANISAEQIVGMAGSGYAIGLAIASYEWMAAATLLIVAKFFLPIFLKHDITTMPQFLEQRFGPRLRAVMAVFWLVLYVFVNLTSIIWLGSIAVVQVAGVNQDVALAGLGIFALLYQIRGGLKAVALTDIVQVALLVTGGLIIAWLTLGKIGGGDVFHGWQVLVNKVPDHFHMILKSGDPHYQDLPGLSVIIGGMWIANIAYWGCNQYIIQRGLAAKSLQEAQRGMVLAGFLKLIMPVIIVLPGIAAVLLAPDLGKPDLAYPTMMRMLPPGLLGLVFAALVAAIVASTASKINSIATIFTLDVYAKWFAHGQKSETHLVRVGRIAASVSIVIAILTARPLLGSLDQAFQYIQEFSGFVTPGITVIFLLGLFWPRATENGALMGAIASVILSIFFRFSGIEALSAIPFMNRMLIIFALSLVLAVVVSLARPAAAGSNRIRLDTVDFRTTKGFNLAAVLILAILAVLYGVWW